One Megamonas hypermegale genomic window carries:
- a CDS encoding Fic family protein: MKYCSVAQMAARWQLSERTVRNYCAKGKITGAFLTGKTWNIPETAQKPLRKKRSKKSKNNLLAVLQREKESKLSGGIYHRLQIDMTYNSNHIEGSLLTHEQTRYIFETNTIGISENVVNVDDIIETTNHFRCIDMIIDNAKGKLTDDFIKHLHRILKTNTSDSRKDWFAVGEYKKLPNEVGGRKTTEPAQVSEKIRQLLNVYNATTKKSLEDIIAFHVAFETIHPFQDGNGRVGRLIMLKECLKYDIVPFIISDDLKMFYYRGLHEWNKEKGYLMDTCLTAQDRFKKLLDYFKIGYKDE, encoded by the coding sequence GTGAAATATTGTTCAGTAGCGCAAATGGCGGCAAGATGGCAATTATCAGAAAGAACAGTGCGAAATTATTGTGCTAAAGGCAAGATAACGGGAGCTTTTTTGACTGGAAAGACATGGAATATACCAGAAACGGCACAAAAACCATTGCGAAAAAAACGCAGTAAAAAAAGCAAAAATAATTTATTGGCTGTTTTGCAAAGAGAGAAGGAAAGTAAACTATCTGGTGGCATCTATCATAGATTGCAAATAGATATGACATATAATTCTAATCATATTGAAGGAAGTTTATTAACACACGAACAGACGCGATATATTTTTGAAACGAATACTATTGGCATATCAGAAAATGTAGTAAATGTAGATGATATCATAGAAACGACAAATCATTTTCGCTGTATAGATATGATTATTGATAATGCTAAAGGTAAATTGACAGATGATTTTATTAAACATTTGCATAGAATTTTAAAAACTAATACCAGTGATAGCAGGAAAGATTGGTTTGCTGTTGGTGAATATAAGAAATTGCCAAATGAAGTTGGCGGAAGAAAGACGACAGAACCTGCACAGGTAAGTGAAAAAATAAGACAATTATTAAATGTCTATAATGCTACGACTAAAAAGAGTTTAGAAGATATAATTGCTTTTCATGTGGCTTTTGAAACAATTCATCCATTTCAAGATGGCAATGGACGAGTAGGCAGGCTAATTATGCTGAAAGAATGTTTAAAATACGATATCGTGCCATTTATTATCAGTGATGATTTGAAAATGTTTTATTATCGAGGTTTGCATGAATGGAATAAAGAAAAAGGGTATTTAATGGATACTTGTTTGACAGCTCAAGATAGATTTAAAAAGTTACTGGATTATTTTAAAATTGGCTATAAAGATGAATAA
- the addB gene encoding helicase-exonuclease AddAB subunit AddB has product MLNFIIGRAGTGKTSYCLKMIEEKLRQSPQGTPLIMLLPDHMTFAIERQLAYDLRDVGGFSRAYILGMSRLAYQILMRCGGAICPHLSEIGKQLLLSRVLSRQKLSILAKAARQHHFTSSISNIIEEFKTANITSADLKAVASVIENETLKQKLTDLTSIYEGLNAQTEGHYHDTEDIMSLAIDKLDDCTWLQNSEIWIDGFDAFNPQHYLILEKLLKLADDVYLTICIDNLNGIEHEAPTALFHRQYSIYQQLSKIAHKLDIVTKVTILNENHRYHKDALAFIEQQLFKFPLTSADYSDGLNIVETANRRLECEAVAADILRLCREENYHHHEIGILLRAEDEYANLLEAVLSDYEIPYFSDSKRQSAHHPLAELIRSGLEAVRTWQYEPLFRAFKTDFFIASRSEIDKLENYVLSFGISGANRWLNEEDWHYSQIRQIDSMVMDEEEKQNLIDINNTRRALTAPLKDFYAEIKNSETVEDYTRALYDFLVQMQVPEKLSQWQLNEQKDMALAKEHQQIWNNIVELFDQMVQTCGSDFISLQNYEQLINDGLDSIKIALIPPGYDYVTIAPFEHNTLNNKKAIYILGANEKIMPRHMKNEGLLTDAERLIMASQGLNISSGVSEDNFAERYLLYKGFSLATDYLWVSYALADSEGAGLNKSIIITNLRQILPKAKFTSIPLETIKQDTTMLVTTKRRSLTNFTLALRKLNETGHMDDFWQDVYDYLLKQKDIPLDIAISGIFAKAPQETLPASVAAKLYTKRKILKGSVTRFEQFFNCPFKHFAHYALNLQERKEFRFASPDLGILLHAVMHQFGNILIKENRSWQSVSPQECAEICDKIISTIAPKLQNEILLSNNRYKHLLKRIRELSILSLNRLIEFSKHSEFKPRALEQSFSLNSSMPPLIFDDDNGHKIEITGQIDRIDITDNYYLVIDYKSGSAFINLLQIYYGLKLQLLTYLLVAKNSADALLGNGDAIPAGILYCFLKIPLITSKAKLSTEQLHAEIDKKLKMPGWVLADPEIIKKIDDSLNFIKVRLNKNKDSISALSRSYVKTKEEFDLLLNHIEALLKEAGKRILQGEMTIFPYKSKDDTACKYCPYISICRFDKAIAGYAYNELKDNDDDTIMEKLRQKEGISCLGPSNNNEQ; this is encoded by the coding sequence ATGTTAAATTTTATTATCGGTAGAGCAGGCACGGGTAAAACGAGCTATTGCTTAAAGATGATTGAAGAAAAACTTCGTCAATCACCGCAGGGTACACCGCTCATAATGCTCTTGCCTGACCATATGACTTTCGCCATTGAACGGCAACTCGCTTACGATTTAAGAGATGTAGGCGGCTTTTCACGTGCTTATATTCTCGGCATGAGTCGCCTTGCTTACCAAATTTTGATGCGCTGTGGCGGTGCTATCTGTCCACATCTTTCTGAAATCGGCAAACAATTATTATTGTCGCGCGTTTTGAGCAGACAAAAACTCTCTATCCTAGCTAAAGCCGCAAGGCAACACCATTTCACTTCTTCCATCTCCAATATCATTGAGGAATTTAAGACTGCTAATATCACGAGTGCTGATTTAAAAGCCGTTGCTTCTGTGATTGAAAATGAAACTTTAAAACAAAAGCTTACGGATTTAACTTCTATCTATGAAGGTCTTAACGCTCAAACGGAAGGGCATTATCATGATACGGAAGATATCATGAGCCTTGCCATAGACAAATTAGATGATTGCACTTGGCTACAAAATTCTGAGATTTGGATTGATGGTTTTGATGCGTTTAATCCGCAACATTATTTAATTCTTGAAAAACTATTAAAACTAGCTGATGATGTTTATTTAACTATCTGTATTGATAATTTAAATGGCATTGAGCATGAAGCGCCTACTGCTTTATTTCACCGCCAATACTCGATTTATCAGCAATTGAGCAAGATAGCACATAAATTAGATATTGTCACTAAAGTAACGATTTTAAATGAAAATCATCGCTATCATAAAGATGCTTTAGCTTTTATCGAACAACAATTATTTAAATTTCCTCTAACTAGCGCAGATTATAGCGATGGCTTAAATATCGTGGAAACTGCCAATCGCCGTTTAGAATGTGAAGCTGTAGCCGCTGATATCTTGCGCTTATGCCGTGAGGAAAATTACCATCATCATGAAATCGGCATCTTATTGCGCGCTGAAGATGAATATGCCAATTTACTAGAGGCTGTGCTTTCAGATTATGAAATTCCTTATTTCAGTGATAGCAAACGCCAATCGGCTCATCATCCATTAGCGGAATTAATCCGTTCTGGCTTAGAAGCTGTTCGTACTTGGCAATATGAACCATTATTTCGCGCGTTTAAAACTGATTTCTTCATTGCCTCTCGCTCTGAAATTGATAAGCTCGAAAATTATGTATTGTCCTTTGGCATCTCCGGTGCTAATCGCTGGCTAAATGAAGAAGATTGGCATTATAGTCAAATTCGCCAAATTGATTCAATGGTGATGGATGAAGAAGAGAAGCAAAATCTCATCGACATCAATAATACGCGCCGCGCGTTGACCGCACCATTAAAGGATTTTTACGCGGAAATAAAAAATTCTGAAACAGTGGAAGATTACACGCGTGCGCTCTATGATTTTCTCGTGCAAATGCAAGTGCCAGAAAAATTATCCCAATGGCAACTCAATGAGCAAAAGGATATGGCACTTGCCAAAGAACATCAACAGATTTGGAATAATATCGTTGAGTTATTCGACCAAATGGTTCAAACGTGTGGCAGTGATTTTATTTCTTTGCAAAATTATGAGCAACTGATAAATGATGGGCTAGATAGCATTAAAATCGCTCTAATTCCGCCTGGTTATGATTATGTCACGATTGCGCCATTTGAACACAATACATTAAACAATAAAAAAGCCATTTACATTCTCGGTGCTAATGAAAAAATCATGCCTCGCCATATGAAAAATGAAGGTTTATTGACTGATGCCGAACGATTAATCATGGCAAGCCAAGGACTTAATATCTCAAGTGGTGTCAGTGAAGATAATTTTGCTGAACGGTATTTACTGTACAAGGGTTTTAGCCTCGCTACTGATTATCTTTGGGTATCTTATGCTCTTGCAGATAGCGAAGGCGCAGGGCTCAATAAATCTATTATAATAACTAATCTTCGCCAAATTCTGCCTAAAGCAAAATTCACATCAATTCCGTTAGAAACTATCAAACAAGATACAACCATGCTCGTTACGACAAAAAGGCGCAGTCTTACAAATTTCACTTTGGCACTGCGCAAATTAAATGAAACGGGACATATGGATGATTTTTGGCAAGATGTTTACGATTATCTATTAAAACAAAAGGATATACCGCTTGATATAGCTATCTCAGGTATTTTCGCTAAAGCACCGCAGGAGACTTTACCTGCTAGTGTTGCCGCTAAATTATACACGAAACGCAAGATATTAAAAGGCAGTGTAACCCGCTTTGAACAATTCTTCAATTGTCCATTTAAACATTTTGCACACTATGCCTTAAATCTACAAGAACGAAAAGAATTCCGCTTTGCTTCACCCGATTTAGGTATATTACTGCATGCTGTTATGCACCAATTCGGCAATATATTGATAAAGGAAAATCGCTCTTGGCAATCCGTTTCACCACAAGAATGTGCTGAGATTTGCGATAAAATAATATCTACAATCGCGCCAAAACTGCAAAATGAAATTCTCTTGAGCAACAATCGCTATAAACATCTGCTAAAGCGTATCCGTGAACTTTCCATCTTGTCTTTAAATCGCTTGATTGAGTTTTCTAAGCATAGCGAATTTAAGCCGCGCGCTTTAGAGCAGAGTTTCAGTTTAAACAGTTCTATGCCTCCACTCATATTCGATGATGATAACGGCCATAAAATCGAGATAACGGGACAAATTGACCGCATTGATATCACGGATAATTATTATCTTGTCATTGATTATAAATCCGGCAGTGCCTTTATCAATCTGCTACAGATTTATTATGGCTTAAAACTTCAACTTTTGACGTATTTATTAGTCGCTAAAAATTCTGCTGATGCACTGCTTGGCAATGGTGATGCCATTCCTGCTGGCATTTTATACTGTTTCTTAAAGATACCTCTCATAACGAGCAAAGCAAAATTATCTACTGAACAATTGCATGCAGAGATTGATAAAAAATTAAAAATGCCTGGCTGGGTACTTGCTGACCCTGAAATCATCAAAAAAATAGATGACTCCTTGAACTTCATCAAAGTTCGTTTAAATAAAAATAAAGACAGCATTTCTGCACTTAGTCGCTCTTATGTAAAAACGAAAGAAGAATTTGATTTGCTCTTAAACCATATAGAAGCGCTGTTAAAAGAAGCTGGCAAGCGAATTTTACAAGGTGAAATGACTATTTTCCCATATAAATCAAAAGATGATACGGCTTGCAAATACTGCCCGTACATCTCTATTTGTCGCTTTGATAAAGCGATTGCAGGCTACGCTTATAACGAATTAAAAGACAATGATGATGATACAATCATGGAAAAACTACGCCAGAAAGAAGGGATTTCATGCCTTGGTCCAAGCAACAACAACGAGCAATAA
- the addA gene encoding helicase-exonuclease AddAB subunit AddA — MPWSKQQQRAINTYDKNILVAAAAGSGKTSVLVERVISHILNKKCDINEILVVTFTNAAASEMRERIAQAISERLPIKEKERQLILLNAASISTLHSFCQNIIRQNFHQIDLDPKFRLANPQEIDLLKLDVLNALFEEKYDMENNEDFLEFTDTYGNERGDDNIYDIILKLYEYAQSQPFPEKWLKALPDYFNLSPNSSDCTWLQIIKDTVINQIELALDNLKIMQQAASELNLDYYLKTIDKDYELISNLQYLAQNDFINLYTAMNELSFSTMRATKGTDEEVKERFKAMRDDIKKIITNLKDNYFARPLDDELNDMPKLKQQAKTLCQITLDFSMAFARAKAEKMIVDFNDLEHFTLKILADETSTADNLIPTDTAYTLQQKYKEIMVDEYQDTNGVQEAILKLIASSTTPNLFFVGDVKQSIYKFRLAEPELFLEKYNTYPDKEDCERIDLAQNFRSRKEILDGVNFIFSQIMTKKASELDYGEAEALRCGFSYPQNDKSLCSPIEVALFAKEIHPTPKEDDEESDLQGFEKEAVYIVNRLQELMQNNYLVFDKHTKDYRPLKWRDIVILLRSVQNKAKILVEKLRDADIPVYASIETGYFQETEVRIMLSLLQIIDNPEQDIPLAAVLYSPIINLNAEELSRIRLISPQGNMYNALIKASQEDSPLRQKLKQKITKFLEQLNSWRNYARCHSVPELIWLLLNETGYYDYVGGLPEGMVRQANLRALYDRASSYEQTSFRGLFRFLRFIQKMQNTGNDLAVARSLGESEDVVRIMSIHKSKGLEFPIVILADIGKQFNLTDTKNPVLFHKKLGLGLYLNDVKHHVRYQTLSRQAISQQIIHENKAEEMRVLYVAMTRAREKLIMTGCLRDFDKFKSYCTKQTNSSERTLPEHIITSAKSYLDWIGPALARHADGLPLRQIQDSPAVLLNDTSKWQISFIDKLPTSTERTEDTTAQIILDTVKKLKPLPETKNKDWINERLNWVYPHQEGLSIPAKLSVTEIKQRFNLGADEYTTNYYEELSFHRPQFIQKRTTMTATEYGSLMHTVMQHLDFFGDLSDKGILNQLIAMADKKIIAKEYINNIYRKNIREFLFNPLKNSTEPIIKRLHKAKSIQRELAFSRMLPAKKLLFNNANDDDTIFVQGIIDLLFEEDDGFVLLDYKTDNCTKDEAHEKYAVQIKLYANAAAQILQKPVKEKYLYLFHSAQSVEMSDY, encoded by the coding sequence ATGCCTTGGTCCAAGCAACAACAACGAGCAATAAACACTTATGATAAAAATATCTTAGTTGCGGCAGCAGCAGGTTCGGGCAAAACTTCTGTATTGGTAGAACGCGTCATTTCACATATCTTAAATAAAAAATGCGATATCAATGAAATTCTCGTCGTTACTTTTACAAATGCCGCCGCTAGCGAAATGCGCGAACGCATCGCTCAAGCTATTTCCGAACGATTACCCATAAAAGAAAAAGAACGCCAATTAATACTCTTAAATGCCGCTTCTATCTCCACATTGCATTCCTTTTGTCAGAATATCATTCGCCAAAATTTCCATCAAATAGATTTAGACCCTAAGTTTCGCCTTGCCAATCCGCAGGAAATCGACCTTTTAAAGCTCGATGTATTAAATGCCCTATTTGAAGAAAAATACGATATGGAAAATAACGAAGATTTCTTGGAATTTACCGATACGTATGGCAATGAACGTGGCGATGACAATATATATGACATCATCTTAAAATTATACGAATACGCGCAAAGCCAGCCTTTTCCCGAAAAATGGCTCAAAGCACTGCCTGATTATTTCAATTTATCGCCGAACAGTTCTGATTGTACTTGGCTACAGATAATCAAAGATACTGTCATAAATCAAATTGAACTTGCACTCGATAATCTTAAAATCATGCAACAGGCAGCTAGTGAATTAAATCTCGATTACTATTTAAAGACGATTGATAAAGATTATGAATTAATTTCTAATTTACAGTATTTAGCGCAGAATGATTTCATAAATCTCTATACTGCCATGAATGAATTGAGCTTTTCCACAATGCGCGCCACTAAAGGCACAGATGAAGAGGTAAAAGAACGATTTAAAGCTATGCGCGATGATATAAAAAAAATCATCACCAATTTAAAAGATAATTACTTTGCTAGACCTTTAGATGATGAACTAAACGATATGCCTAAGCTAAAGCAACAGGCAAAAACACTTTGCCAAATAACTTTGGATTTTTCCATGGCTTTTGCTCGCGCTAAAGCAGAAAAAATGATTGTCGATTTTAACGATTTAGAGCATTTCACTTTGAAAATTCTAGCTGATGAAACTTCTACTGCTGATAATTTAATCCCAACTGATACGGCTTATACACTTCAACAAAAATACAAGGAAATAATGGTCGATGAATACCAAGATACGAACGGCGTACAAGAAGCTATTTTAAAATTAATCGCCTCTTCTACCACGCCCAATCTTTTCTTCGTAGGTGATGTAAAGCAGAGTATCTATAAATTTCGCCTAGCTGAACCAGAATTATTCCTTGAAAAATACAATACGTATCCCGATAAAGAAGACTGTGAACGCATTGATTTAGCTCAAAATTTCCGCAGTCGCAAAGAAATTTTAGATGGTGTAAACTTTATTTTCTCTCAAATCATGACAAAAAAAGCCAGCGAACTCGATTATGGCGAAGCTGAAGCTTTGCGCTGTGGTTTTTCTTATCCTCAAAACGATAAATCCCTCTGTTCACCGATAGAAGTAGCTTTATTTGCTAAAGAAATCCATCCCACCCCCAAAGAAGATGACGAAGAAAGTGATTTGCAAGGATTTGAAAAAGAAGCCGTCTATATAGTAAATCGCCTGCAAGAATTGATGCAAAACAATTATCTCGTTTTTGATAAGCACACGAAGGATTATCGACCATTAAAATGGCGCGATATCGTCATTTTATTGCGTTCAGTGCAAAATAAAGCCAAAATATTAGTGGAAAAATTGCGCGATGCTGATATTCCTGTCTATGCCAGCATTGAAACGGGTTATTTTCAAGAAACAGAAGTTCGCATAATGCTGTCTTTACTGCAAATAATCGATAATCCTGAACAGGATATACCGCTCGCAGCCGTTTTATATTCACCGATTATAAATTTAAATGCTGAAGAATTATCGCGCATTCGCTTAATATCACCGCAGGGCAATATGTATAACGCATTGATAAAAGCCAGCCAAGAAGATAGCCCATTAAGGCAAAAACTAAAACAGAAAATCACTAAATTCTTAGAGCAATTAAATAGCTGGAGAAATTATGCTCGCTGTCACAGCGTACCGGAACTCATTTGGCTCCTTTTAAATGAAACGGGATATTATGATTATGTAGGCGGACTACCTGAAGGCATGGTACGTCAAGCCAATTTACGCGCACTTTACGACCGTGCCTCTAGCTATGAACAAACTTCATTTCGCGGTCTATTCCGTTTTTTGCGCTTCATTCAAAAAATGCAAAATACAGGCAATGATTTAGCAGTAGCTAGAAGTCTTGGCGAAAGTGAAGACGTTGTGCGCATTATGAGCATTCATAAAAGCAAAGGATTGGAATTTCCTATCGTTATTTTAGCCGATATAGGTAAACAATTTAATTTAACGGATACGAAAAACCCTGTACTATTTCATAAAAAATTAGGATTAGGCTTGTATTTAAACGATGTAAAACACCATGTTCGCTATCAAACTCTATCGCGCCAAGCTATAAGCCAACAAATAATCCACGAAAATAAAGCAGAAGAAATGCGCGTATTGTACGTTGCGATGACGCGCGCGCGCGAAAAATTAATAATGACTGGCTGTTTGCGTGATTTTGATAAATTTAAATCCTATTGCACAAAGCAAACGAATTCTTCTGAGCGCACTTTACCAGAACATATCATAACGAGCGCTAAATCGTATCTCGATTGGATAGGACCTGCACTAGCCCGCCATGCAGATGGTTTGCCACTTCGTCAAATTCAAGACAGCCCCGCTGTGTTATTAAATGACACTTCCAAATGGCAGATATCCTTTATTGATAAATTGCCTACTTCTACTGAACGTACAGAAGATACTACAGCGCAAATTATTTTAGATACCGTGAAAAAATTAAAACCACTGCCTGAAACGAAAAATAAAGATTGGATAAATGAACGCTTAAATTGGGTATATCCACATCAAGAAGGCTTGAGCATACCGGCTAAACTTTCCGTAACTGAAATCAAGCAACGTTTTAATTTAGGTGCAGATGAATACACTACAAATTACTATGAGGAACTAAGTTTTCATAGACCGCAATTCATTCAAAAACGCACGACGATGACGGCTACTGAATACGGTAGTTTAATGCACACAGTAATGCAACACCTTGATTTTTTCGGCGATTTAAGCGATAAAGGTATTTTAAATCAATTAATAGCCATGGCAGATAAGAAAATCATCGCTAAAGAATATATTAACAATATATATCGCAAAAATATTCGCGAGTTTCTCTTCAATCCCTTAAAAAACAGTACAGAACCGATAATAAAACGATTGCATAAGGCAAAATCTATACAGCGCGAATTGGCTTTTAGCCGCATGCTTCCCGCTAAAAAATTGCTCTTTAATAACGCTAACGATGATGATACTATTTTTGTACAAGGTATTATTGACTTATTATTTGAAGAAGATGATGGCTTTGTATTACTCGATTATAAAACGGATAATTGCACTAAAGATGAAGCGCACGAAAAATATGCTGTTCAAATAAAACTATATGCTAATGCAGCAGCACAGATTTTACAAAAGCCAGTTAAAGAAAAATACCTTTATTTATTCCATAGCGCACAATCAGTCGAAATGAGTGATTATTAA
- a CDS encoding MFS transporter — protein sequence MLLQRLEALPMGSFHYKLLFITGLGWLFDAMDTGIIGFVLPVLGKEWGLAATQMGAIGSIGLVGMAIGAVIAGSIADRFGRKTVFSATVIMYSIATGLCAISWSYESLLLFRFFVGFGLGGELPVAATLMSEYAPTNLRGRFIVLLESFWGVGWICAACIAYLFIPVYGWHYAFLIGALPAIYVFFIRLHMPESVRYLLSKGRVAEAQKIVSDLENKLGVKYTGDLTVKPEEIKVEKPHLKDLWSRKYLARTIMLWIVWFGIVYSYYGIFTWLPAIVYQQGFAFVKTFEYVLLITFAQLPGYFCAAWLVDKIGRKYTLSIFLCMSGVASYFFGQSDTAQMIIFWGCVMSFFNLGAWGVVYTYTPELYPTSIRAMGSGWAAGIGRIGGMAAPFVVGIMLEAGSDMHTVFYMFAAVFVIIAIAVFSLGIETKQKNLENI from the coding sequence ATGTTATTGCAACGATTAGAAGCGTTGCCTATGGGTAGTTTTCATTATAAGTTATTATTCATAACAGGTCTTGGCTGGTTATTTGATGCCATGGATACAGGTATTATCGGATTTGTATTGCCAGTACTCGGCAAGGAATGGGGACTTGCAGCAACTCAAATGGGTGCTATCGGTTCTATCGGTCTTGTCGGCATGGCTATCGGTGCAGTCATTGCAGGCTCAATTGCTGACCGCTTCGGTCGAAAGACAGTCTTTTCAGCCACCGTCATCATGTACAGTATAGCTACAGGTCTTTGTGCTATATCTTGGAGTTATGAATCGTTATTATTATTCCGTTTCTTTGTAGGCTTTGGTTTAGGTGGCGAGCTTCCTGTTGCAGCAACACTAATGTCTGAATATGCTCCAACTAATTTACGCGGTAGATTTATCGTCTTATTAGAAAGCTTCTGGGGCGTTGGCTGGATTTGTGCTGCGTGCATTGCTTATTTATTCATTCCAGTTTATGGCTGGCATTATGCTTTCCTAATCGGTGCACTTCCTGCAATATATGTATTTTTCATTCGTTTACATATGCCAGAATCTGTACGTTATCTCTTATCTAAAGGTAGAGTAGCTGAAGCACAAAAAATTGTCAGTGATTTAGAAAATAAATTAGGCGTAAAATACACTGGCGATTTAACTGTAAAACCAGAAGAAATCAAAGTTGAAAAACCACATTTAAAAGATTTATGGTCCAGAAAATATTTAGCAAGAACCATCATGCTTTGGATTGTATGGTTTGGCATCGTTTACAGCTATTATGGCATTTTCACATGGCTTCCAGCTATCGTTTATCAGCAAGGTTTTGCTTTTGTTAAAACTTTTGAATATGTACTTTTAATCACATTTGCTCAACTTCCAGGTTATTTCTGTGCTGCATGGCTGGTTGATAAAATCGGCAGAAAATACACTTTATCAATCTTCTTATGCATGAGCGGTGTAGCAAGTTACTTCTTTGGTCAATCAGATACAGCTCAAATGATTATTTTCTGGGGCTGTGTAATGTCCTTCTTTAATCTCGGTGCTTGGGGCGTTGTATATACTTATACACCAGAACTTTATCCAACATCTATCCGCGCTATGGGCAGTGGTTGGGCAGCAGGTATCGGCCGTATCGGCGGTATGGCAGCACCATTTGTTGTAGGTATCATGCTTGAAGCTGGTAGCGATATGCACACAGTATTTTATATGTTTGCCGCTGTATTTGTAATCATTGCCATTGCAGTATTTAGCTTAGGCATAGAAACAAAACAGAAGAACTTAGAAAACATTTAA